ATCTTGCAGCATGCCGCGTTCTACATCTTTTCGAGCCGCGTAGTTGGCGGTCCGGGCAGGAGGATGCGTGGAACAGTCGACCTCTGGCAAGCCATGGCAACGCTCGATCGATGCAGAAGAGAACTCCTCCAAATGCCGATCACAATGCGCGGCGCGCCATCGAAGGAAGGATTCAGGAAAGCCTCCTTTGGCAGCATGAAGCTCAGACAGAATGCGGTGATCGCTCCCACGGTCTGCAGCTAGTTGTTCAGCAAATTTTTTGTGAGGAGAGAGTTCCCATGTTTCATGTCGTAGCCTTGAATGATGATGTTTTAGCTCTGTATCGGACGCGTGCAAAGCGGTCCGAGGTGTTGCTTTATAAACGTAACGAAGGTGTCCTCAGCAAAGTGATGCTTCCGGAAAAGGGAGCGGCGCTCGAGCGGCGGATTGCGCGATCCTTCCAGAACATCGTCGCGATGTCCTTGCAATAGCAGTTTTTGGAAGGGATCAGCACCTGTGCTATACTAGTCTCACGTTCAATTCGACACGGACGTTTGAGCACGGTCCCGCCTGAAACGCAGTTCCTGCCAGTTGTAACTTCCGCATCAATTCAACGTAAATTCAGTTAACGAAAGAAGTGTATCTATCAATGGAACAAGGAACAGTGAAGTGGTTTAACGATGCCAAGGGTTTTGGTTTTATCCAGCGAGAGAGCGGTGAGGACGTTTTCGTTCATCACTCCGCCATCCAGGCCAACGGCTTCCGCAGTCTGGCCGAAGGCCAGCGCGTGGAGTTCAAAGTGACCAAGGGTCAGAAGGGTCTTCAAGCCGAAGAAGTTCGCGCCCTTTAATTCGCATCTCACCACATTTCAGGCCGGAGGGTCCTCCCTCCGGCGCACGTTGTGCCGCAAGGAGACGCTTATGCGTTCCGATCTTGTGTTTCGCGCCAACGACAAAGTTGCGAACCGCTTTGAGCTTTGTCATCTCGCCTCATCTTCTGCCCGAACCATGGTCCGAAGTTCAATTGGCATGCATCTAACAATTAACCAGGCTCTTGAAGCCATCAGCGGACAATCTTTGCCGGTAGCACCGGCAGCCGCAACGTCCATTGTCGAGGATGCCGGAGCCTCCGTGCCCGCCCTTGACCCTGTACTCTGAAGAAAGAAGACATATTGACTCCACAATTTTCTGAGCTCCCTATCTCGAAGTATGTTCAGGAGCAGCTCTCAACCAACAACTTCCATACCTCAACTCCCGTACAAAGCAGCGCGATCCCTGCCGCATTGACCGGCAAAGACCTACTCGCCACAGCTCAGACTGGAACGGGAAAGACGCTCGCATTCCTGATTCCGATAGCGGAACGCTTGCTCCAGACTCGCGGCGCAGGGATTCATGCGCTGGTATTAGTCCCAACTCGGGAACTGGCAATTCAGGTGGAACAACAGTTCGATCAACTGCGCGGCCGAAAGCTGCGCAAGGGGGCTCTGGTGATTGGCGGCGCCTCCGAACGTCAGCAGATCGCAGCACTCAAAACTGCGCAGTTCGTAATTGCCACGCCCGGTAGGCTCGAGGATTTCCTCCGCCGCCGGCTGGTAAAGCTCGGCGATGTCCAAGTGCTGGTGCTCGACGAAGCCGATCGCATGCTCGACATGGGCTTTTTGCCCGCGATCCGACGGATTGCAGAAACACTGCCGAAGACTCGGCAAACACTGTGTTTCTCGGCGACGCTTGATCCGGCGGTTGCGCACATCGTCGGAGACTTCGTGCAGAATCCGCTGCGCATCGCATTTGGTTCCACCTCGAAACCTGCCGCGAGCGTGAAGCTGCAGGCCTTCGAAGTTGCGTCCAACCAGCGGCTAGCTCTCTTGCAGCGGCTGCTGAGCGAGGAGGATGGGCGTTGCCTGGTCTTCGTGCGCACGAAGCGTGGAGCCGACCGGCTCACGCGTCAGCTCCGCAAAGCAGGTCTTGCGGCCGGGATGCTGCATGGTGACCGATCGCAGTCGCAGCGCAATGCCGCGTTGGCGGATTTCCAGAATGGGGCGGTTCCGATTCTTGTCGCGACCGATGTAGCTTCACGGGGGATTCACGTGGACGCGGTCGCACACGTAATCAATTACGAATTGCCGCAGCTTGCAGAGGATTTGATCCACCGTGTCGGCCGCACCGGTCGTATCGGCGCCACCGGGACTGCCTCGGTGTTTGTGGCTCATCAGGACCGCTCTGATTTCCGCGCCATCGAGCGCACGCTGGGACTCAAAATTGAGCGGGTGCGCGTCGACGGAGAACTTGCCGCCGAGGAGCGTTCAGGACCT
The sequence above is drawn from the Acidobacteriota bacterium genome and encodes:
- a CDS encoding cold-shock protein gives rise to the protein MEQGTVKWFNDAKGFGFIQRESGEDVFVHHSAIQANGFRSLAEGQRVEFKVTKGQKGLQAEEVRAL
- a CDS encoding ATP-dependent helicase, translating into MTPQFSELPISKYVQEQLSTNNFHTSTPVQSSAIPAALTGKDLLATAQTGTGKTLAFLIPIAERLLQTRGAGIHALVLVPTRELAIQVEQQFDQLRGRKLRKGALVIGGASERQQIAALKTAQFVIATPGRLEDFLRRRLVKLGDVQVLVLDEADRMLDMGFLPAIRRIAETLPKTRQTLCFSATLDPAVAHIVGDFVQNPLRIAFGSTSKPAASVKLQAFEVASNQRLALLQRLLSEEDGRCLVFVRTKRGADRLTRQLRKAGLAAGMLHGDRSQSQRNAALADFQNGAVPILVATDVASRGIHVDAVAHVINYELPQLAEDLIHRVGRTGRIGATGTASVFVAHQDRSDFRAIERTLGLKIERVRVDGELAAEERSGPVVVQGTPAVMPGSKMVRLPGEVLQRYAAG